Proteins encoded in a region of the Leifsonia sp. PS1209 genome:
- a CDS encoding DUF1905 domain-containing protein, with protein MAGVRYEFEAELWRWEARRDLWVFARLPLDVSEDIRLQPHPPAGFGSVKVMVTLGGSRWSTSVFPESADGSYIVAIKGSVRQKEGVGLGDVVRLGIETLL; from the coding sequence ATGGCCGGTGTGCGATACGAATTCGAAGCGGAACTGTGGCGGTGGGAGGCCCGGCGGGACCTGTGGGTGTTCGCCAGGCTGCCGCTCGACGTGTCGGAGGACATCCGGCTGCAACCGCATCCACCCGCCGGGTTCGGCTCGGTGAAGGTGATGGTGACGCTCGGCGGCTCGCGGTGGTCGACGTCGGTGTTCCCCGAGTCGGCGGACGGGTCGTACATCGTCGCGATCAAGGGTTCCGTGCGGCAGAAGGAGGGCGTCGGGCTCGGCGACGTGGTGAGGCTGGGGATCGAGACGCTGCTGTAG
- a CDS encoding lipase maturation factor family protein, whose product MRVDVLGWLAATDYTIAREILERGVAAIYLIAFVSAVNQFPALLGEHGLLPAPRFLRSAYARSQPTIFRRRYSDRMLLAVAWTGAALSALIVAGVPQLAPTWVFLPVFLLVWFLYLSIVNIGQTFYGFGWESLLCEAGFTVALLGALDTAPPVTVVFLLRWLVFRLEFGAGMIKMRGDRSWRDLTALYYHHETQPMPNPLSRTAHLLPKWWHRLEVLGNHFAQLIVPWLLFAPQPVASIAAAVVILTQLWLVATGNFAWLNVITIVLAFSAVDDASFSWLFGGARLGGIGAEGVPGWYAVVVLVASILIVGLSWQPLRNLFARRQLMNASFNRWHLVNAYGAFGTVTQERFEVIVEGTEDDPTDPDARWREYAFKGKPGDVKRLPRQFAPYHLRLDWLMWFLALGSRDTEWFEMFLLRLLEADRPTLRLLRADPFDGRAPRAVRAEMFLYRFTTREEKRASGDRWMREEIADLVPPVSLRG is encoded by the coding sequence ATGCGCGTGGACGTTCTCGGGTGGCTGGCCGCTACCGACTACACGATCGCGCGCGAGATCCTCGAGCGGGGCGTCGCCGCCATCTACCTGATCGCGTTCGTCTCCGCGGTCAACCAGTTCCCCGCGCTGCTCGGTGAGCACGGGCTGCTCCCCGCCCCGCGCTTCCTGCGAAGCGCATACGCGCGCAGCCAGCCCACCATCTTCCGCCGCCGATACTCCGACCGGATGCTCCTCGCCGTCGCCTGGACCGGCGCAGCGCTCTCGGCGCTGATCGTCGCCGGCGTTCCGCAGCTCGCGCCGACCTGGGTGTTCCTGCCCGTCTTCCTGCTCGTCTGGTTCCTCTACCTCTCGATCGTGAACATCGGGCAGACGTTCTACGGGTTCGGCTGGGAGAGCCTGCTCTGCGAGGCGGGGTTCACCGTCGCGCTGCTCGGCGCTCTCGACACCGCTCCCCCGGTGACGGTGGTGTTCCTGCTGCGCTGGCTGGTCTTCCGGCTCGAGTTCGGCGCGGGGATGATCAAGATGCGCGGCGACCGGTCGTGGCGCGACCTCACCGCGCTGTACTACCACCACGAGACCCAGCCGATGCCGAACCCGCTGAGCCGCACCGCCCACCTGCTGCCGAAGTGGTGGCACCGGCTGGAGGTGCTCGGCAACCATTTCGCGCAGCTGATCGTCCCGTGGCTGCTGTTCGCGCCGCAGCCGGTGGCCAGCATCGCGGCGGCGGTCGTGATCCTCACCCAGCTGTGGCTGGTGGCGACGGGCAACTTCGCCTGGCTGAACGTCATCACCATCGTGCTCGCGTTCTCGGCGGTGGACGACGCGTCGTTCTCGTGGCTGTTCGGCGGCGCGCGGCTGGGCGGCATCGGGGCGGAGGGCGTGCCCGGCTGGTACGCGGTCGTGGTGCTGGTGGCGAGCATCCTGATCGTCGGCCTCAGCTGGCAGCCGCTGCGGAACCTGTTCGCGCGCAGGCAGCTGATGAACGCGAGCTTCAACCGGTGGCATCTCGTCAACGCGTACGGGGCGTTCGGCACGGTCACGCAGGAGCGGTTCGAGGTGATCGTCGAAGGGACCGAGGACGACCCCACCGATCCGGATGCGCGCTGGCGGGAGTACGCGTTCAAAGGAAAGCCGGGCGACGTGAAGCGGCTCCCGCGACAGTTCGCGCCGTACCATCTGCGACTCGACTGGCTGATGTGGTTCCTCGCGCTCGGGTCGAGGGACACGGAGTGGTTCGAGATGTTCCTGCTGCGGCTGCTGGAGGCGGACAGGCCGACACTGCGCCTGTTGCGCGCCGACCCGTTCGACGGACGGGCGCCGCGGGCGGTGCGGGCCGAGATGTTCCTCTACCGGTTCACGACGCGGGAGGAGAAACGCGCATCCGGGGACCGGTGGATGCGCGAGGAGATCGCCGACCTCGTCCCTCCGGTGTCGCTGCGTGGCTGA